The segment CTATTGATTACAAATACAATTTCTTTAAAAGAAGAAGCACGTCAAGAGCCAAAAATTAAAGAGATTTCTGTTGGATATATGCTTGCGAAAGCAATTGAAGCGATTCAATTACATACTCCTGTAAGTACACTCTTTGATTTATTCAATGACTAGTCAAACATTTCTTAAAGTTAATCTCATTATCGTTTTCGACCGAAAGGCTGAAAACGTTTTGATGTGTCATCGACAAAAGAATCCTTATAAGGGACTCTATAACTTTGTTGGTGGCAAAAAGAATCCAGGAGAATCCGATATCGAGGGTGCCTATCGAGAACTTTTCGAGGAAAGTGGAATAACCGTAAATGATATCGAAATCAAACCGTTGTTTTTTACACAATATTTTGAAGACGGTATCGAGTTGCAAGTATTTTACGGTTATCTCAACCGAGAAGTCGTTCTCGTTCCAGAAAAAAATCCCCTATTATGGATGCCCATAACAGAGGATTTCTCGGATGACACACGCTTTGCGGGTCAAGGTAATATCAAGCATATGATGGATTTAATTTATGAATCCAAACAAGGTATGTAATGATTTAAATGGAAACTGTAGATATATGTTTTAACTAAAAGCTCTGGGTAGATTATACCGAGGGCTTTTTTATATGCTTTAATCTGATCTTCATAACGTTCTACAATAATATCTAAAGAAGCATGATCACTTTTAAAGTCCACAAGAATTAGTTCGGTTTCATTGTACACATAAAAATCAATAACACCCGCATCCCCTTCAATTAAGTAAGGCATTTCATGATAGATGTGTGGATATCTATAGAGCTTTTGAGTAAATGGATGCTTGTTATATGCTTGAAGTCTCCGTTTGAATTTTGGTTCGAAATCTTTAAGATCTGCATCGGTCCAAATCCGGTGCGGAAGGTTTTCAATGGCTTCGTGCAGGGTAGACCCAAATCCGGTAGCAAAATCAAAGGACTTATCGAAATTTAAATCACGGTTTTTAGGAGTTATCGGCTCCTCTTGATCAAAAGATAGGGTCAGTTTCTCAGTGAAAACTGTGGCTCCTTCATCTTCGCTAATCGGATTAAGACTGTTTTCTGTGAGTTCCATTCCGTCAATAACACGTAAAATGGTGTTGTGAGGACTTGCAGCAAGTAATAAATCAACTTTTCGCTTATGATTTCTAAGTAATTGGTAATCTAAAGAAGCGGGTTGATATTCCTTGACTACATCAACAAGAATAAGGTGTTTCTGGGGTCTTGTGAGTGCAACATAGAGAAGACGAAGGTTTTCTTCAATCTCTTCATTATCTTGTTTTATTTCCATAACAGTTCGAATTAAATTGCGAGAAACAAAGCGCATCGGTAATTCAACATGATTCAATCCAATCCCAAAGGCATCGTCATTAAGTAAAATATCACTGTGGTCACGCACAGCATGACGTCCCATACCCCACAAGAATACAATTGGAAATTGTAATCCTTTGGATTGATGGATGGTCATTGCAGTTACAATATCTTCATCTTTATTCAGTGGTGAAGCTTCGCTACTGGTATCGTCCTTAAACTCCGCAACAAAGCGTACAAATCCCTGTAAAGTCGGAACTGAAGATGCTTGGTATTGAATTGCTTTTTCAAGGAGGAAGTCCAGATTTGTTTTATCCTGTAAGGATAGCGTTTTATTATAGACATCATTGAGTTGAATAATTTCTTGAATAATTGAGATAAGATCTTTAGATCGCCACGATAAAACCATGGTCTCAAGGGACATGTAGAGTGCGGGATTTTCTATTTCCAGTGCTTTACGAATACTTGGTGCATCCATAAGTTTAAGCGATGCGATTTGATCATCGGAATAGTTATAAAACGGTGATGTGAGCACAGGAACAAGATAAAAATCATGGAATGTTGTTGCGTAATTTAATAATGCGACAACAGAAGCAATAATCTCGGACTTATAGAAACCACTTTGATCATCAATATAATGAGGAATATTGTATTCCTCAAATGCTTCTTTAAGATAACCCTTACTTGCGTGTGATCGAACTAAAATTACCATATCTTTAAAGCGATAACCTTGATTATGATAGTTAATAATCTCTTGTGCAATATGCTGTGCACGAAGTTGATCAGATGTTTTCTTAAAACGATTATCGAGTTTTTCAATGATATGAATTTCTACGGGATGTGTATCTTCACTTTGAGAGGGAATCCCCACATTTACATGGTCGTACTCATCATAGGTAATTCCAAATGTTAAGTTCATGAGTTTATCAAACACAAAGTTGTTGTATTCAACAATATCTTTTTTTGAACGATAGTTAAAACTTAAATATAGATTTTGAGTCGAGTCGTCAAGCATTAAGTTCTGCATGATATTTGGCTTGGCCCCTCGGAATCGATAAATGGATTGTTTGATGTCACCAACTCTAAAAATATTATTCCCTGTTGATATTTTAGTAATGATCTCATCTTGATATTCATTGGTATCTTGAAATTCGTCAACCATAATTTCTTTATATTTATGTTTTACCAATTCAGATATTTCACCGTTATTTTCATTCAAAATTTGCAACGCCATCGATTCAAAATCATTGAAATCTAAGCAGTTTTCTTCTTCTTTAAGGGATGAAAAGGTATTCAAGTAATCTTGTGTCATCTGCATTAAAAGTGATACGGTTTCCAATTGATTATTTAATAATTGGAAATGCTCATTCAAAGGCATGTAGTTTTCAAAAATTCGATTAACAGTTTTCTCAATGCGTTTTCGTTGTTCAGTGTAAACATCATTTTTGGTGTCTGCGATAACTTTGAAGTTGCAAGCAGTTGGAATTTGGTCGTAAAAGCGAATGTCGTTTTGATCAATTAACGTTTTGAGATTACCAAGGCCTTCAAGAACTTGAAGCAACATGGTACTTTGCTCGAAGTATTTTTTCCCTTTTTTGTCATTTGGGTCATAGGATTCATCAGAAATCGCAATAATTGCCTGTACATCTTTTATGATTTCATGAACTTGTTGTTGGTAAAAGTTAAAAAAGATTTGTTGGAATTCCTGAGGGAAATCGTTAAATGTGGTAGCGCTATAAAGCGATTTAACAGCTTGAACTGCATAATCTGGATCTTTTTTACTTATCAACCACGTAGCATTATCGTAAATTGCAGTTTCTAAGGATGCATAGTCAAGTGGATTAGAAGAAAAGATATCTAACAGATATTTAAGGTTTTCGTAGTCATTTTGCAGCCACATATCAAAGGTTTCTCGCATTGCTTGACGTTGTAAGAGTTTCGTTTGCGCATCATCCAGAATGTTGTCAGCCCGGGAGGGGTTGACGCCGATGATATAACCGTAGTTTTTAATGATGGTGAGACAGAAAGAATGGATTGTCGAAATTTGTGCAGTCTCAACCAAAGATATTTGTTCAGCGATAAAGTCGGATGCATTGTTTCGATACTCATCATTGAGCGCGGCAAGAAGTCGTGTTTTCATTTCAGATGCGGCAGCTTCGGTAAAGGTCATCGCACACACCTCATCAATTCGAACATTATCTTTAATAATACGCTTCATCAAACGCGCAATCAAAACGGTAGTTTTTCCAGCACCAGCTGATGCAGAAACAATTACATTTTGATTCAATGCTTCGATGGCTTGTTGTTGCTGGGGATTAAAGGTTGTCATGTTTCGTTTCCTCCGCCTCTTCTTTCTTTAAATCTAAATCTTTATCGATTTCAATACTTGAATCCTCGGGATCCAACACGCCATTTAAGATATCCGAATAGATGGTTTGGTAAACTTGAGTAAGGAGTGGGTTGATTTTGTTCATGTCATAGGGTTTAGTCCAGGTTGTAACCACCCCATCCTTAGATTCTCGTAATCCACCAAAGTAGATTGCGGAATCATACGAGTCAAGTGGTTGTTCAAATAACCAACCGCGATACCGTTTCGATTTTAGCCATTCCGCCTCAAAATCAACGTCTTTTGAAACAACGCCTTTCGCAACTTTATACTCGAGTGATGGAACGGTTAGGTTTGGATTTTTAAATCCATAATAGTATACTGCAAGGCATTTTTTTTGGAACACTTTTTCCGCAATCATTGCATAAGTAAGTAATTGCAATTGTGTACCAGCCTTAACGCTTTCAGCGGTCATCGCTAATTGAGAACTTTTATAGTCGACAATTTGTACATAATGATCGTTTTCATCAATACGGTCAATAATACCGCGAAGAATGATTCCTTTAAACATTGTTTCTTCACGGAACCAACGTTCTTTGGATACAACTTGGAAGGTTGTATCTGCCATTGAGGCGTCAATAAAATCAAGATTCTGTTTCATTAAGTCTTGATTTCGATCATAAATCATACGATAACGTGGTTGAGTCATGGGAAATACCTTACGTACATCCGTCCAAGGATCAAGATCTTTGCAATCGTGGTAATATTCCATCACGGCATGATTAACAGTACCGATAATTCGGGCATCAAATTTAAGAATTTCAGGTTCTCTTATCTTTAATCCACGTTCCATAAAGAATTGATAAGGGTTATTTACAAACATTTGAAATGCTGATATCGAACCGACTAATTTCCCTTCTTCTAAATAGAGCTTTTCTGCAAGATGAGGGCTTAAACGATGCTTAACCGTTTTTCGATGGGTATTTTGCGTCAAAATCCAAGACTCAAGCGCAACCCCATTAGCGTGAGCAAATTGTTCAACAGGGTAGGAAACTTCTTGGCCTTTTCCTTCATAGGTAGCGGAACTATACGACAACGTCATGTTTGCATTGTGGTCAAAGATATGATTTTGCATGTTAAGTGTAAATTTTGTGCGTTCATCTAATCGTGGATAACCTTTAATAGAGCTTAAGTATGCCTCATCGATAATTCCAGTCCGTGAACGAATTGAAGGAAAATTCTTAGCGGATAAATTCACGACGTATAAGTGGTCTTGCGGGATTAAAGGCAATGAACCATAATCAACAATCCGTAGTGGGGCATTAACCTGTTGATGCATTTGAAGTGCGTCAAGATGTTCCAACAATAATAAATAGGTTTCTTCCTGATATTCTCCTAGGTGATTTTCAAGTAAAGAAAAAAGTGGGGTTAAATCACCGCGTGTATGACTTTTGATGACGTTATAACAGGCAATCAACGTTTCCTTAAAATCTAAATTCATTATCGAAGCAAGGGTGGCTTGTAAAAGCACAACATCTTCCTGAATTCGATTTTGAAGGGCAAACAAATCCGGATAGGATTCTGTTTCCTCACATAAATCATAGACGCCAAAGACATCACTAAGATCAAATTCAAAATGGTTGAGATAAGTTACAAGATCTTCACGACGTTTTAAGCCAAAAGCTCCGGACTCAATCGCTTTAATCAATTGATGAATATTAGAGTCAAAAGCAAAATCAAGCAAAGCTCGATATTGAGATTTCATCAGTTCAAAACGACGGTCTTGTAATTTTAACGGATAACCATAACGTTCAAAAATCGATTCTATTAGAGGTTCCATTGTTGTTGGGTTGGCAACCGCGATGGTTGCAGACTGATAACCATTACGAATGATATCTTGAATGACCGCTTCGAGTTCACTACGGGGATTTAATGCAACTTTAAATGCTAATGATTCAAGAGATTGTGATTGGGGTTTAATAAACGGAATGTTATGACGCGCTAAAAACGTATACTCCGCATGGGATAACCCATAGGCTACCGCCTCATAATCAACACCATCTTTGACAACGGGCTTTTCAAGAAAAGGATCAATCAAAGATAAACATTGAAATATTTCTTCTTGTAAGGGTGTATTACGAGGACATGCATCAAGTGTTAAACCGTACAAATATAATTCTTGGAGTAAGTCTATGAGAACATGCATCGTCTTGGGATATTTTAAGACTTCTTGAAGGCGTGGGCAATCACAGGTTTGCAGTTGATTAAACACAGAGATTTCCACAGAACGACGATGGGTATCCGATTCAAAAAACGCAAGTTTAAAATCACGGATCGCCACCCCGAGATAATGTTCTTGTTCAGATAATAAGATGTGCTTCAAATCTTCATGAAAGATTCGATTACTAACAATGATTTTGTGCATAAAAAGCCCCCTTTAATATCAATTATAAGGGATATTGAGTGGAAGTGTATGGGTCTTTTAAAATTTCCATAAATATGTCATGATATAGAAGTAAACAAAGGGGGAAACTATGGGGTTAGTTTATGCTATGAGTGAGATCAAAGATAAGCGCCAGGGGGGCCATGATTGTACATTTAATGGTTTTCTCGAGGATTATCTAAATTGTGATCAAGCTCAATATAAAGAATTACTTGAAAACGTTTTAGAAATGGATGATTCCGTACGTGTTTTGGAAAACGTCCGTATACATATAAATAAAGATTTAGTAGCGAATAAAATTATTCGCTATAAAGATGTCCATAAAATTCCGAAAGGTTATATTAAAGCGCCTTTAATTTTGTATAGTGAAGGGCATGAACGAGAGTTTGCTTTGATCCTTGTCGATCGTAATTACCTTGAAGCGAAAGGTATTTACTATTGCTTAACAGAACAAGGAGGAATTTTAGGCGCTTACCGTCATAATGTATTGGTATTACCAATTGAAGAAACTGAGATCATCTTGGAGTTGTTGAAGCTATTACCAAGTGATCTTCCAACGATCGCATCACGTCAACGCGAACAAGATCGCCGTCATTATCGTGACACGGAACATCTCATTGAAAGTGCGATTACCAAAGGTCAAGAAAATATTCAATATATCAACCAAAGCCTTCGTGATGATCCGCAAGGACGAGCAGATCGCATTCACCAAACCATTGCTTCATGGTATTTACTGAAAAAAATGCTCTATGTGCAATATATGATGGATAAGGACACCTTACTGAACACAAACCAAGGCGATATTAAATTACATCGTCAAAAAGCGAAAGAGTATTGCAATAAAATAGAATTTATACCGTTTAGTGAACTTTGGAGGATATGATGAAACTAATTTCGTGGAATGTTAATGGTTTACGCGCCGTTATGAAAAAAGATTTTGAAGGAATTTTTGAAGCGATGGACACAGATGTCCTTTGTCTTCAAGAAACAAAAATGCAAGCGGGTCAATTGGATTACGATCCGGAAGGCTATTACGCATACTATAATTATGCAGAAAAAAAAGGATATTCTGGCACCGCGGTTTATACGCGTATTAAACCGATTAACGTTACCTACGGAATTCAAGAAGATGAACATAATACTGAAGGACGTGTCATCACATGTGAGTATGATAACTTTTTTCTAGTTTGTGTTTATACACCCAATTCACAACCCGAGTTGAAACGCATTGATTATCGTATGCAATGGGAAAATGATTTTAGAGAATACTTAAAGATGTTGGATGAGTCAAAACCGGTGGTTTTATGTGGGGATTTAAATGTTGCCCATAAAGAGATTGACTTAAAAAATCCATCAGCGAATCGAAAGAACCCGGGATTTAGCGATCAAGAGCGGGAACAGTTCACCAATCTTCTCGATGCAGGATTTATTGATTCGTTCCGTGAATTGCATCCTAATGAAGTCGATCGTTATTCTTGGTGGAGTTATCGCTTTAATGCACGCAGTCGCAATGCGGGTTGGAGAATCGATTATTTCGTTGTCTCTGAACGATTAAGAAATGCCATTGAAGATGCAGATATTCTCGATCAAGTTCTTGGAAGTGATCATTGTCCTGTAATGCTTAAACTTAATTTTTAAACATAAACCTCTTGATGATACGTCATCAAGAGGTTTTTATTAAATTGTGTAAACGGTGAAAGTTTAACGTTAATGATAAACGTTGTGTATTTATAATCACACATATAATGTAAACGGTATCTTGTAAATGATTACGAGATATCGATGTAAATCCATGACTTTTGTTGATGATAATGGTATACTATCACGGTGTGTTGAAAGAAGTAGGAAAATTAATGACATTTAAAGAACTAGAATTAGAAGAAGAAATCGTAAGAGCCGTAATCGAAAAAGGTTACGAAGAGCCAACAGATATACAATCACAAGCAATTCCAATGTTGCTTGGTAATCATGACTTATTAGCTCAATCTCAAACAGGTACAGGTAAAACTGCGGCGTTTGGGTTACCAATGCTAAGTTTGACTCAACCTGGAGATAAGAAACGAACAAATTCGTTAATCCTATGTCCTACACGTGAGTTATGTATGCAAGTGGCTGAAGAAATGAGAAGTTTCTCGAAGTATAAACAAGGGGTTAACATCGCATGTGTATACGGAGGTAGCCCTATTGATAAACAAATTAGAGACCTTAAACGTGGAGCAGACATTGTAGTTGCGACACCAGGTCGTTTAATGGATCATATTCGACGTAAGACAATCCGTTTAGATGATTGCCGTCATATTGTCTTGGATGAAGCTGATGAAATGCTAAATATGGGATTTATTGAGGATATTGAAGAAATCTTTTCATTCCTTCCTGAAGAACGCCAATTCGCATTCTTCTCAGCAACAATGCCTAAGGAAATCGGTAAATTAAGCGAGAAATTTTTGGTTGAACCAGAAAGAATCACACTATCTCGTAACAATCTAACTGTTTCTCGTATTAAACAAATCTATTACACTGTTGAATCAAGAGATAAAGTTGATTTAACAATTCAATTATTACAATTGCATAAAACAAGTGGAACAATGATATTCTGTAATACCAAAAAAATGGTTGATGAACTTACAACGCAATTAAACAAAGCGGGATTCCCTGCTTTAGGGTTACATGGAGACATGAAACAAGAAATGCGTTCAATGGTAATGGGCCGTTTTAAAAAAGGTATGGTTTCTGTGTTAATTGCAACCGATGTTGCGGCACGTGGAATCGATGTTGACAGTATGGATGTAGTGATAAACTACGATATACCTCAAGAATTAGAATATTATGTACACCGTATTGGACGTACAGGTCGTGCTGGTAAAGAAGGTCTTGCGATCACTTTAGTATCACGTAGACAACGTTATGCAATTAAGCAAATCGAACGTTTATCAAATTCAACAATCGTTGAAACACCACTACCAACTAAAGAACAATTAAATGACTTAATGGTAGATCAACTTGCTCGTGAAATCCGTAAATGGAATGATCATGAGCAAGGAAAACTCTTTAATATCGCTTATGAAGGTCTTCGTAAAGAGAACTTCACACAAGAAGAAATTATTATTGCTTTCATTAATAAGATGATTAGTGAATCAAACTTAGAAGCAATCAAAGTTTCAAAACAAAAAGATGTTAAGAATAAAGGTGAAATATCACGTATTGGACTATCCGTTGGAGATCGTGATGGGATCTCTGCAGCTCACCTTGTAAGTGCAATCGCAACTGCAAGTGGAATTCGCGGAAAAGATATTGGACGTATTAAAATTGATGATAATGAAAGTACAGTGGAAGTTCCCCGTGAATTTGCACAAGATATTATTAATAAATTATCAGAAACAAAAATTAATAATAAAGACGTGAACGTTACAATGGTTGATGAATTTGCACAACCAACACCACGTGGTGGACGTAGCGGACGCGGAGGACGTGACTCACGTCGTGGCGGTGGAAATGATCGTCGCCGTGATGGCGGAAGACGTTCAAACGATCAAAGTCGTCGTAACAACAAAGGATAAAAGAGATGGGTTTACCCATCTTTTTGTGCGAAATTCGAAAATGGCCATATTTATGCTATTATATCAATATCAACACTTTTAGGAGGTCTTATGGAATATAAAGCGCTCGTTTTAAATACCAATCACGATAATGTCATACCGGAAATAAAAATACTCAATACGGATGATCTAAATCATGATGTTTTAATTAAGGTCTCTTACGCCAGTGTTAATTATAAAGATGGCCTTGCGATGAGACCCAAAACACGCGTTGTAGGTGAATATCCTACGGTTGTGGGTATTGATTTTACAGGAACCGTCGTGGAATCAAATGTTGAGAAATTTCATATTGGTGATGAGGTCATTGTCACAAGCCATGATATTCTAAAATATCGAAATGGAGGGTTTGCGGAATATGCTTCGGTCCCTGCGTCAGAGGTGACCTTACTTCCTGAATCACTCAGTTTAAAAACGGCTGCAATTATCGGAACAGCAGGGTATACTGCTGCCCTTTCAGTTTATCGTATGATGCAACAGACAAATCCAATGAAGCGCGAACCTGTATTGGTTTTAGGAGCAAGTGGTGGTGTTGGTTCAGTGGCTTGCGCAATTTTAGACCGTCTCGGTTATCCGGTAACAGCGGTAAGTCGCAAGAAGGATACTGCTCAAGATTATTTTAAAAATATGAATGTAAAAGAAGTAATGCATCCCGATGAATTAACGGAAGAACCTCTAAAACCCCTTGGAAAGATGATATGTATCGCAGTCATTGACCCAATTGGTGGAAAGTACAGTTCGTATTTGCTCCCACATCTGAATTATGAAGGTGTTTATTTGTTAAGTGGTAATACTGCCGGTGCAAAATTTGAAACGACTGTATTTCCCTTTATCTTACGCGGAATTCAAGTCATTGGGATTGACTCAGTCAATAATAATCTAAAAGATGTCTTATGGGGACTGATTGCGACTGATTATAAACCGCGTAATATTCATGCGCTTTGTGATCGCGAGATAACCTTAGAAGATGTTCCTCAAGCACTTGAAGATATTCTTGAAGGAAAAATGATGGGACGTACAATCGTGAAATTATAAAAAAAGAAACCGTAGATGTCTACGGTTTCTTTTTTTCTTTGAGTTTTCTTAATTTATTGGTGCGCTGAACTTTTTTGAGTTGTTCGTAATTAGAAGCGTATGTTTTTTCCGCAGAATTTAGGTTTTGAGGACGATAAAACTCCTCATCTTTAAGTTCGTCGGGTAAATATTGGATTTTATGCCACAAATCACTACGATCATAATCGTACATATCCTGATCATCAACACCCACAGCATTTAGACGTAGATATTGAGGTACTTGATGTGCTGTTTCACGAACGGTTTTTAAGGCTGCATCAATACCGTGTTCCCCCGCTTTAGATTTAGGTGAAAGGGCACATTCAATAACGACAACACTTAACGGAAGCTTAGCCTCAGGAAATCCAATTCGTTTTGCGGCATCGATGGCGGTGACAACACGTGCACATAATGCGGGATTTGCAAGTCCGATATCTTCATAAGCTATGGCAATAAGCCGACGTTCGATCGAATCCATATCCCCCACATGAATTAATTTCGCAAGATAGTATAGAGCGGCTTGGACATCACTTCCACGGATTGATTTTTGGAATGCACTCAGGGCATCATAGTGATTGTCGCTATCTTTATCCATTGAAATATTAACGGAGAGACTCAGTTTTTCAAGATGTTTTTCGGTAATAACATCATCGCGTGTCGATTGTGCCAGTAAATCAAGGGCATTGAGTGCGTATCGTGCATCACCATTACAACTTGAAGCAATTGATTCTAAAACATCTTCTTGAATAATTTGATTGTTTTCAAATACTGAAGCTGCACGCTTTAATATGGATACAATATTATTATAAGATAGGGGTTTAAATTCAAATAGATGTACGCGAGATCGAATCGCTGGATTTATTGAAAAATAAGGATTGGCTGTTGTTGCACCAATCATCGTGATCAGACCACTTTCCACATGAGGTAAAAGAATATCTTGTTTATCTTTATTTAAACGATGAACCTCGTCAATAATCACGACAAGACCGCTGCTCATTTCTGCTTCAAGAAAGAGTGCATCCAGTTTCTTTTTATTATCCGTAACAGCATTAAAAAGTCGATACGGTCGTTTTAACGAATTAGCGATGGCCATCGCAGTCGTTGTTTTTCCCGTACCGGGAGGTCCGAAGAAAATCATGGAATGAAGATTACCGCTTTCCACGACATTACGTAAAATTTGATTTTCCCCAAGTAGATGTTCTTGTCCGATGATATCATCAATCGTTTCAGGACGTACTCGGAATGCTAATGGTTTGTTCATAAAATCACCCTATATATTGTAACATGTTTACGGTAGAATAGAGATGAGGTGATTTCATGAAAATCGTGATACAAAAAGTAAAAGAAGCAAAAGTTGTTGTAGATCAAGCAATCGTGGGTGAAATTAAACAAGGATATATGTTACTTGTTGGGATGGAAACAGGTGATAGCGATGCCGATATTAAGAAAGCCGTTGATAAAATTGCGTCTATTCGACTTTTTGATGATGCAGAAGGAAAAATTAATCTCAGTATTCAAGATGTAGG is part of the Erysipelothrix piscisicarius genome and harbors:
- a CDS encoding replication-associated recombination protein A → MNKPLAFRVRPETIDDIIGQEHLLGENQILRNVVESGNLHSMIFFGPPGTGKTTTAMAIANSLKRPYRLFNAVTDNKKKLDALFLEAEMSSGLVVIIDEVHRLNKDKQDILLPHVESGLITMIGATTANPYFSINPAIRSRVHLFEFKPLSYNNIVSILKRAASVFENNQIIQEDVLESIASSCNGDARYALNALDLLAQSTRDDVITEKHLEKLSLSVNISMDKDSDNHYDALSAFQKSIRGSDVQAALYYLAKLIHVGDMDSIERRLIAIAYEDIGLANPALCARVVTAIDAAKRIGFPEAKLPLSVVVIECALSPKSKAGEHGIDAALKTVRETAHQVPQYLRLNAVGVDDQDMYDYDRSDLWHKIQYLPDELKDEEFYRPQNLNSAEKTYASNYEQLKKVQRTNKLRKLKEKKKP